GGCCGCTGACGTCTAATTGTGTCGCGGGCGGACCGAGCGCCGAGTACGGTCCGCCCATGACGTTTTCTCGCGAGCGGCCGCCGTTTGTTGCTGATGAGCGGACCCAGTTGGTCGGGTGGCTGGATCAGCAGCGGGCGCTGGTGCGGTGGAAGTGCGAAGGGCTCGCCGAGGCCGACGAGCTGCGGTCGGTGCTGCCCACGTCGCCCGCGATGACGATGGCGGGGCTGGTCTACCACCTGCGCTGGGTCGAGCACTGCTGGTTCGAGGTCCTGTTCCTGAACGGCTCGTCGGCGGAGAACCCGCAGTTCGACGAGTCGCTGCCCGAGGACGCCGACATGATGCCGACCGTGCCGCTGA
The Kribbella italica DNA segment above includes these coding regions:
- a CDS encoding DinB family protein, which produces MTFSRERPPFVADERTQLVGWLDQQRALVRWKCEGLAEADELRSVLPTSPAMTMAGLVYHLRWVEHCWFEVLFLNGSSAENPQFDESLPEDADMMPTVPLKQLLDEFEAQCERSNEIIAAHSLDETGRHPDFKSGQATLRWMVLHMIEETARHVGHLDTIRELLDGEKGYY